The following are from one region of the Meleagris gallopavo isolate NT-WF06-2002-E0010 breed Aviagen turkey brand Nicholas breeding stock chromosome 21, Turkey_5.1, whole genome shotgun sequence genome:
- the LOC100549590 gene encoding merlin-like encodes MSIRGLKKKQPKTFKVKIITVDAEMEFSCEMKWKGKDLFDLVCRALGLRETWFFGLQYTMKGMCTWLKMDKKVLDQEIPKEDPISFHFLAKFYPEKVEEELLQEITQHLFFLQVKKQILDEEIYCSPEATVLLASYAVQAKYGDYDPNFHEPGFLAHDELLPKRVLRQYQLTAEMWEEKITAWYAEHRGIARDEAEMNYLKIAQDLEMYGVNYFPIAQNKNHTDLLLGVDAKGIHIYSINNRFSPNKSFEWSAIRNISYSEKELTIKPLDKKAEVFKFFSSQLKVNKLILQLCIGNHDLFMRRRKVDSIEIQQMKAQAREEKARKKMENQRLAREKQLREEAERAKEELERRLFQLEDEARQANEALLRSQEAAELLAEKAQIAEEEAKLLAQNAAEAEQERQRLEITALKTKEEKRLMEQKMREAELIAVKLVKESDRRAKEAEHLKQDLHEAREAERKAKQKLLDITRLNYPHMVKYPHYLPTDTRDANFDKGSIKLDLKDIDLKRLSFEIERERLDYLEKSKKFEDRLKELKSEIHALKLEEKQSGLYSHWNEVLGSLDRSLGNIPSWMKTFETGDSSDINLHGPFPAYSLNPTSSWPCTNKIQHTVPVQKSSFQTNSLIANSVGTGTRKQIVKVQQHDSDVIYI; translated from the exons atgAAGTGGAAGGGGAAGGATTTGTTTGACCTGGTGTGCCGAGCACTTGGCTTAAGGGAGACTTGGTTCTTTGGCTTGCAGTACACAATGAAGGGAATGTGCACCTGGTTAAAGATGGACAAAAAG GTTTTAGATCAAGAAATCCCTAAGGAAGACCCAattagctttcattttttgGCTAAATTCTACCCAGAGAAGGTAGAAGAGGAGCTGTTACAGGAAATTACCCagcatttgttctttcttcag GTTAAGAAACAGATACTGGATGAGGAAATCTATTGTTCTCCAGAGGCAACAGTTTTACTGGCTTCTTATGCTGTTCAAGCCAAG TATGGTGACTACGACCCAAACTTTCACGAGCCAGGCTTTCTTGCCCATGATGAACTTTTACCCAAAAGG GTCCTCAGGCAATATCAGCTGACAGCAGAGATGTGGGAAGAAAAGATTACTGCTTGGTATGCTGAGCATAGGGGTATTGCCAG GGATGAAGCTGAGATGAACTACCTGAAAATTGCCCAAGACTTGGAAATGTACGGTGTCAATTATTTTCCTATTGCT caaaataaaaaccatacTGATCTCCTGCTCGGAGTTGATGCCAAAGGTATTCATATCTACAGCATTAATAACAGGTTCTCTCCAAATAAATCGTTTGAGTGGAGTGCTATCAGAAACATTTCCTATAGTGAGAAGGAG TTAACCATTAAACCTCTTgacaaaaaagcagaagtcttCAAGTTCTTTTCCTCTCAGCTCAAGGTAAACAAATTG ATTCTGCAGTTGTGCATTGGAAACCACGACCTATTtatgaggagaagaaaagtggATTCAATAGAAATTCAGCAAATGAAAGCACAAGCTAGGGAAGAAAAGGCCAGAAAAAAG ATGGAGAATCAAAGGCTGGCCAGAGAGAAGCAGCTCCGAGAAGAAGCTGAGCGAGCCAAAGAAGAGCTGGAAAGGCGACTTTTCCAGCTGGAAGACGAAGCCAGGCAGGCCAATGAGGCCCTG CTTCGATCCCaggaagctgcagagctgctggctgagaAAGCTCAGATTGCAGAAGAAGAGGCGAAACTGCTGGCCCAgaatgctgcagaagcagagcaagAGCGACAGAGGTTGGAGATAACAGCTCTGAAAACTAAGGAGGAGAAACGCCTGATGGAGCAAAAGATGCGGGAGGCAGAATTGAtagcagtgaagctggtgaaggagtCTGACCGGAG AGCCAAGGAAGCGGAGCATCTGAAACAAGATCTGCATGAAGCCAGAGAGGCTGAAcggaaagcaaagcaaaaactCTTGGACATAACCAGGCTCAATTATCCT CACATGGTCAAGTACCCACACTACTTGCCAACTGACACCAGAGATGCCAACTTTGACAAAGGGTCCATCAAGCTGGATTTGAAGGACATTGACCTCAAGAGACTGTCCTTTGAGATAGAGCGAGAGAG GCTAGATTACttagaaaagagcaaaaaatttGAAGATCGACTGAAAGAACTGAAGTCTGAAATTCATGCTTTgaaactagaagaaaaacagtctgGGCTTTACTCTCACTGGAATGAAGTATTGGGATCCTTGGATCGCTCCTTAGGAAAT atcCCATCGTGGATGAAAACCTTTGAAACTGGCGATTCATCAGATATAAATCTTCATGGGCCTTTCCCTGCTTACTCGTTAAATCCTACAAGCAGCTGGCCTTGTACCAACAAAATCCAACACACGGTGCCAGTGCAAAAGTCATCTTTTCAAACCAATTCCTTGATTGCCAACAGTGTGGGCACAGGAACCAGAAAACAGATTGTAAAG GTTCAGCAGCATGACTCAGATGTGATCTACATTTGA